The following proteins come from a genomic window of Sorghum bicolor cultivar BTx623 chromosome 3, Sorghum_bicolor_NCBIv3, whole genome shotgun sequence:
- the LOC8061358 gene encoding uncharacterized protein LOC8061358 — translation MNDVNKAMAVSHHSHIGGKKLLNVVPMLILFSLGFVLGMTCNSKFPNLYLSSKFPNFYLSSAAPSPPPSPPPVPSSSSPPPPVPSSPPPAPLPPQNPDPQVGLARFLAPSSVVMHNMTDEELMWWASMTPKVRSTPYHRAPKVAFLFLAKGDLPLRPLWEKFFAGHQGLYSIYVHTDPSYTGSPPEDSVFYGRMIPSQKTIWGDVSLVAAERRLLANALLDIGNERFVLISESCIPLYNFTTVYAVVTGTNTSFVDVMVTPSRYNELFLERNNITMAQWRKGEEWFEMDRDLALEVVADGTYFPTFQERCVGLRNCLMDEHYVPTLLSVLRWPRSANRTLTFTDWKRRDGLYHPHRHGAAEVTPELVEEIRGGARSGGRSRNCSAYHDGATGVCFLFARKFTPDTLQPLLRLAPKVMGFG, via the exons ATGAACGACGTAAACAAAGCCATGGCTGTGTCTCATCACTCTCACATAGGCGGGAAGAAGCTCCTCAATGTGGTGCCTATGCTCATCCTCTTCTCCCTGGGATTCGTGCTCGGCATGACCTGCAACTCCAAGTTCCCAAACTTGTACCTCTCCTCCAAGTTCCCAAACTTCTACCTCTCCTCCGCCGCGCCATCGCCGCCTCCGTCGCCACCTCCGGTACCATCATCATCGTCGCCACCTCCTCCGGTACCATCTTCACCGCCTCCGGCGCCACTGCCACCGCAAAACCCTGACCCACAAGTGGGGCTGGCACGCTTCCTCGCGCCGAGCAGCGTCGTCATGCACAACATGACCGACGAGGAGCTGATGTGGTGGGCGTCCATGACGCCCAAGGTCCGCAGCACGCCGTACCACCGCGCGCCCAAGGTTGCCTTCTTGTTCCTGGCCAAAGGGGACCTGCCGCTGCGGCCGTTGTGGGAGAAGTTCTTCGCGGGGCACCAAGGCCTGTACTCCATTTACGTGCACACCGATCCTTCCTACACCGGCTCGCCGCCGGAGGACTCCGTCTTCTACGGTCGCATGATCCCAAGCCAg AAAACGATTTGGGGAGACGTGAGCCTGGTGGCGGCGGAGCGGCGGCTGCTGGCGAACGCGCTGCTGGACATCGGCAACGAGCGGTTCGTGCTCATCTCCGAGTCGTGCATCCCTCTCTACAACTTCACCACCGTGTACGCCGTGGTCACGGGCACCAACACCAGCTTCGTGGACGTGATGGTGACCCCGTCGCGGTACAACGAGCTGTTCCTGGAGCGGAACAACATCACCATGGCGCAGTGGCGCAAGGGCGAGGAGTGGTTCGAGATGGACCGGGACCTGGCGCTGGAGGTGGTCGCCGACGGCACCTACTTCCCGACGTTCCAGGAGCGCTGCGTGGGGCTGCGGAACTGCCTCATGGACGAGCACTACGTGCCGACGCTGCTGAGCGTGCTGCGGTGGCCGCGGAGCGCCAACCGGACGCTCACGTTCACGGACTGGAAGCGCCGGGACGGGCTGTACCACCCGCACAGGCACGGCGCGGCGGAGGTCACGCCGGAGCTGGTCGAGGAGATCAGGGGAGGCGCGCGCTCCGGCGGCCGCAGCAGGAACTGCAGCGCGTACCACGAcggggccaccggcgtctgCTTCCTGTTCGCGCGCAAGTTCACGCCGGACACGCTCCAGCCGCTGCTCCGGTTGGCGCCCAAGGTCATGGGGTTCGGGTGA
- the LOC110433492 gene encoding uncharacterized protein LOC110433492 isoform X1 — MGSPSYKLAAAITVPSTGEFLVVRQPRPPSPPDEEEDYRRFVDSDLYDLPSAPLAPLAGTLRSEVAIGGADSVAVRLDLSRLDVSAALDQIFDQFGLPDGMRGEWRLLKYVEEAEFGPDAGINTVYIIGSLESKLDAPQESCKWMSKECALRLLSEAKPGNDRIGQYAYIGILNSELSSNTTTSPALPSQEYPPGITLVPMKSRTLAPFRTTNLVVVRSTNGAGGSTCSEFFASGDALLIDPGCSSQVHAELADLVNSLPKRLLVLVTHHHHDHIEGLSVVQRCNPDAVLLTHQSTMDRIGKGNWQIDYTSVTGGEKICIGNQELQVVFAPGHTDGHMGLLHVNTNTLVVGDHCVGHGSATLDSRNGGNMKDYFETTYKFMDLSPHVLIPMHGRINLWPKYMLCGYLRNRRAREASILQSIENGAQTLFDIVSKTYSDVDRKFWIPASFNVRLHVDHLNSLHKLPKDFSLENFKESCGVHFIFRWAVAYVHSRSSPAILAASAIAGGLAIACALRRN, encoded by the exons ATGGGCTCCCCGTCCTACAAGCTTGCGGCGGCGATCACGGTCCCCTCGACCGGCGAGTTCCTCGTCGTCCGGCAGCCGCGCCCGCCATCCCCACCCGATGAGGAAGAGGACTACCGGCGGTTCGTCGACAGCGACCTCTACGACCTCCCGTCCGCGCCCCTCGCGCCACTCGCGGGGACACTCCGGTCGGAGGTGGCCATAGGCGGCGCGGACTCTGTCGCCGTGCGCCTCGACCTCTCGCGCCTCGACGTGTCCGCCGCCCTTGATCAG ATTTTTGATCAATTTGGCTTGCCGGATGGGATGCGTGGGGAGTGGAGGCTCCTCAAGTATGTGGAGGAAGCAGAGTTTGGCCCGGATGCTGGCATTAACACGGTGTACATCATCGGGTCACTTGAGTCGAAATTGGATGCACCACAAG AGTCATGTAAgtggatgtccaaggagtgtgCATTGAGGTTGCTTTCAGAAGCGAAGCCAGGTAATGATCGCATAGGACAGTATGCATATATTGGAATTTTGAATTCGGAGCTGTCATCAAACACCACAACTTCCCCTGCATTGCCCTCCCAG GAATACCCACCTGGAATAACACTTGTACCTATGAAGAGTAGGACACTAGCACCATTCCGTACAACTAATCTTGTGGTAGTACGATCAACCAATGGTGCTGGTGGATCTACATGTTCTGAATTTTTTGCTTCGGGGGACGCTCTGCTTATAGATCCTGGATGCAGCTCTCAGGTTCATGCAGAG CTTGCAGATCTCGTCAACTCCCTTCCAAAAAGGTTATTAGTTCTTGTTacacatcatcatcatgatcacattGAGG GTCTTTCAGTCGTTCAGAGATGCAATCCTGATGCTGTTCTTCTGACACACCAAAGTACAATGGATCGCATCGGGAAAG GAAATTGGCAGATTGACTACACTTCAGTAACTGGTGGTGAAAAGATATGCATAGGTAACCAAGAACTGCAAGTTGTTTTTGCACCT GGTCATACAGATGGTCATATGGGGCTTCTCCATGTAAATACCAATACATTGGTTGTTGGAGATCATTGTGTAGG GCATGGAAGTGCAACTTTGGACAGTAGAAATGGTGGCAACATGAAG GATTACTTTGAAACTACATACAAATTCATGGACTTGTCACCACATGTATTAATTCCAATGCATGGAAGGATCAACCTATGGCCCAAGTATATGCTTTGTGGATACCTCAG GAATCGAAGGGCTAGAGAAGCGTCCATTCTGCAATCCATTGAGAATGGGGCCCAAACTCTGTTTGATATAGTTTCAAAGACTTACAGTGATGTCGACAGGAAGTTTTGGATTCCTGCTTCTTTCAATGTCCGCCTTCATGTTGATCATCTGAACTCCCTACATAAATTGCCCAAG GATTTCTCATTGGAGAACTTTAAGGAAAGCTGTGGAGTGCATTTCATATTCCGTTGGGCGGTGGCATATGTGCATTCCAGGAGCTCCCCAGCTATCCTTGCGGCAAGTGCCATTGCTGGTGGTCTTGCAATTGCTTGTGCTCTCAGAAGGAACTAA
- the LOC110433492 gene encoding uncharacterized protein LOC110433492 isoform X2: MGSPSYKLAAAITVPSTGEFLVVRQPRPPSPPDEEEDYRRFVDSDLYDLPSAPLAPLAGTLRSEVAIGGADSVAVRLDLSRLDVSAALDQIFDQFGLPDGMRGEWRLLKYVEEAEFGPDAGINTVYIIGSLESKLDAPQESCKWMSKECALRLLSEAKPGNDRIGQYAYIGILNSELSSNTTTSPALPSQEYPPGITLVPMKSRTLAPFRTTNLVVVRSTNGAGGSTCSEFFASGDALLIDPGCSSQVHAELADLVNSLPKRLLVLVTHHHHDHIEGLSVVQRCNPDAVLLTHQSTMDRIGKGNWQIDYTSVTGGEKICIGNQELQVVFAPGHTDGHMGLLHVNTNTLVVGDHCVGHGSATLDSRNGGNMKDYFETTYKFMDLSPHVLIPMHGRINLWPKYMLCGYLRNRRAREASILQSIENGAQTLFDIVSKTYSDVDRKFWIPASFNVRLHVDHLNSLHKLPKDFSLEMFSRSCDDFISKV; the protein is encoded by the exons ATGGGCTCCCCGTCCTACAAGCTTGCGGCGGCGATCACGGTCCCCTCGACCGGCGAGTTCCTCGTCGTCCGGCAGCCGCGCCCGCCATCCCCACCCGATGAGGAAGAGGACTACCGGCGGTTCGTCGACAGCGACCTCTACGACCTCCCGTCCGCGCCCCTCGCGCCACTCGCGGGGACACTCCGGTCGGAGGTGGCCATAGGCGGCGCGGACTCTGTCGCCGTGCGCCTCGACCTCTCGCGCCTCGACGTGTCCGCCGCCCTTGATCAG ATTTTTGATCAATTTGGCTTGCCGGATGGGATGCGTGGGGAGTGGAGGCTCCTCAAGTATGTGGAGGAAGCAGAGTTTGGCCCGGATGCTGGCATTAACACGGTGTACATCATCGGGTCACTTGAGTCGAAATTGGATGCACCACAAG AGTCATGTAAgtggatgtccaaggagtgtgCATTGAGGTTGCTTTCAGAAGCGAAGCCAGGTAATGATCGCATAGGACAGTATGCATATATTGGAATTTTGAATTCGGAGCTGTCATCAAACACCACAACTTCCCCTGCATTGCCCTCCCAG GAATACCCACCTGGAATAACACTTGTACCTATGAAGAGTAGGACACTAGCACCATTCCGTACAACTAATCTTGTGGTAGTACGATCAACCAATGGTGCTGGTGGATCTACATGTTCTGAATTTTTTGCTTCGGGGGACGCTCTGCTTATAGATCCTGGATGCAGCTCTCAGGTTCATGCAGAG CTTGCAGATCTCGTCAACTCCCTTCCAAAAAGGTTATTAGTTCTTGTTacacatcatcatcatgatcacattGAGG GTCTTTCAGTCGTTCAGAGATGCAATCCTGATGCTGTTCTTCTGACACACCAAAGTACAATGGATCGCATCGGGAAAG GAAATTGGCAGATTGACTACACTTCAGTAACTGGTGGTGAAAAGATATGCATAGGTAACCAAGAACTGCAAGTTGTTTTTGCACCT GGTCATACAGATGGTCATATGGGGCTTCTCCATGTAAATACCAATACATTGGTTGTTGGAGATCATTGTGTAGG GCATGGAAGTGCAACTTTGGACAGTAGAAATGGTGGCAACATGAAG GATTACTTTGAAACTACATACAAATTCATGGACTTGTCACCACATGTATTAATTCCAATGCATGGAAGGATCAACCTATGGCCCAAGTATATGCTTTGTGGATACCTCAG GAATCGAAGGGCTAGAGAAGCGTCCATTCTGCAATCCATTGAGAATGGGGCCCAAACTCTGTTTGATATAGTTTCAAAGACTTACAGTGATGTCGACAGGAAGTTTTGGATTCCTGCTTCTTTCAATGTCCGCCTTCATGTTGATCATCTGAACTCCCTACATAAATTGCCCAAG GATTTCTCTTTGGAAATGTTCAGTCGAAGTTGTGATGATTTTATCTCTAAAGTTTGA
- the LOC110433491 gene encoding plastidic glucose transporter 4 isoform X2 produces MIRCAVTAGGCVASWSGDRRSPAVNNPCSVRMPTGNGGGWCGGLRSRAADLAGLEMASLRGGVGGLFRASPRYGRLQATAAVDPEDIPLEKVQVKSSGHVLPYVGVACLGAILFGYHLGVVNGALEYLAKDLGIAENAVLQGWVVSTSLAGATLGSFTGGSLADKFGRTRTFILDAVPLALGAFLSATAQDIRTMIIGRLLAGIGIGISSALVPLYISEISPTEIRGTLGSVNQLFICIGILVALLAGLPLAGNPAWWRTMFGIAVVPSILLAVGMAFSPESPRWLFQQGKVIQAESAVKRLYGKEMVTEIMYDLRASGQSSSEPEAGWFDLFSKRYWKVVSVGAALFLFQQLAGINAVVYYSTSVFRSAGIASDVAASALVGAANVFGTMIASSLMDKQGRKSLLITSFSGMGASMLLLALSFTWKALAPYSGTLAVVGTVLYVLSFALGAGPVPALLLPEIFASRIRAKAVALSLGMHWVINFFIGLYFLSVVNKFGISNVYLGFASVCALAVLYIAGNVVETKGRSLEEIERELSVAE; encoded by the exons ATGATACGCTGCGCTGTAACGGCCGGCGGGTGCGTCGCTTCGTGGAGCGGCGATCGGAGGTCGCCGGCGGTCAACAACCCCTGCAGCGTGCGGATGCCGACGGGCAACGGTGGTGGGTGGTGCGGCGGCCTGAGGTCGCGGGCGGCGGATCTCGCCGGCCTCGAGATGGCCAGCCTGCGTGGCGGCGTCGGGGGCCTCTTCCGCGCGAGCCCGCGCTATGGGCGCTTGCAAGCCACGGCCGCAG TTGACCCTGAAGATATTCCATTGGAGAAGGTTCAAGTTAAATCCTCAGGACATGTTCTGCCATATGTTGGCGTTGCTTGTTTGGGGGCTATTCTGTTTGGTTATCATCTTGG TGTGGTCAATGGCGCGCTTGAATATCTCGCGAAGGATCTTGGGATTGCTGAAAATGCTGTCTTACAGG GATGGGTGGTTAGCACATCCCTGGCTGGTGCAACACTAGGTTCTTTTACTGGGGGATCTTTGGCAGATAAATTTGGGCGGACAAGAACATTCATCCTGGATGCAGTCCCTCTTGCTCTAGGTGCATTCTTGAG TGCAACAGCTCAAGATATTCGCACCATGATTATTGGTCGGTTGCTTGCTGGAATTGGTATTGGGATCTCATCTGCTCTTGTGCCCCTCTACATATCTGAG ATCTCACCAACTGAAATTCGTGGAACACTTGGTTCTGTTAATCAACTTTTTATCTGCATTGGAATTCTTGTAGCTTTGTTAGCTGGATTGCCTTTGGCAGGAAATCCTGCCTG GTGGAGGACAATGTTTGGAATTGCTGTAGTTCCATCCATTTTGCTGGCTGTAGGAATGGCCTTCTCTCCTGAAAGCCCTCGTTGGCTATTCCAG CAAGGAAAGGTTATACAAGCAGAATCAGCTGTCAAAAGACTGTATGGAAAAGAAATGGTTACCGAAATTATGTATGATCTGAGAGCTAGTGGCCAAAGTTCTTCTGAGCCTGAAGCTGGCTGGTTTGATCTTTTCAGCAAGCGTTACTGGAAAG TTGTGAGTGTGGGGGCAGCACTGTTTTTGTTCCAGCAGCTTGCTGGTATAAACGCCGTTGTATATTACTCTACATCAGTGTTCCGCAGTGCAGGCATTGCATCTGATGTTGCTGCTAGTGCTCTTGTTGGAGCAGCCAATGTTTTTG GCACCATGATTGCATCTTCTCTAATGGACAAGCAAGGAAGGAAAAGCCTTCTGATAACAAGCTTTTCTGGAATG GGTGCTTCAATGCTACTCTTAGCATTGTCCTTCACCTGGAAAGCTCTGGCACCTTATTCTGGTACTCTTGCTGTTGTTGGCACTGTTCT GTATGTGCTGTCTTTTGCTCTAGGAGCTGGTCCTGTTCCTGCCCTACTTCTTCCTGAAATATTTGCCTCTAGAATAAGGGCCAAGGCTGTTGCATTATCTCTAGGCATGCACTGG GTAATCAACTTCTTTATTGGCCTGTACTTCTTGAGTGTCGTCAACAAGTTCGGGATCAGCAATGTATATTTGGGATTTGCATCAGTGTGCGCCCTTGCAGTTCTTTACATAGCTGGGAATGTGGTCGAGACCAAGGGGCGATCACTTGAAGAGATTGAACGGGAATTAAGTGTAGCAGAATGA
- the LOC110433491 gene encoding plastidic glucose transporter 4 isoform X1, whose protein sequence is MIRCAVTAGGCVASWSGDRRSPAVNNPCSVRMPTGNGGGWCGGLRSRAADLAGLEMASLRGGVGGLFRASPRYGRLQATAAGASRVDPEDIPLEKVQVKSSGHVLPYVGVACLGAILFGYHLGVVNGALEYLAKDLGIAENAVLQGWVVSTSLAGATLGSFTGGSLADKFGRTRTFILDAVPLALGAFLSATAQDIRTMIIGRLLAGIGIGISSALVPLYISEISPTEIRGTLGSVNQLFICIGILVALLAGLPLAGNPAWWRTMFGIAVVPSILLAVGMAFSPESPRWLFQQGKVIQAESAVKRLYGKEMVTEIMYDLRASGQSSSEPEAGWFDLFSKRYWKVVSVGAALFLFQQLAGINAVVYYSTSVFRSAGIASDVAASALVGAANVFGTMIASSLMDKQGRKSLLITSFSGMGASMLLLALSFTWKALAPYSGTLAVVGTVLYVLSFALGAGPVPALLLPEIFASRIRAKAVALSLGMHWVINFFIGLYFLSVVNKFGISNVYLGFASVCALAVLYIAGNVVETKGRSLEEIERELSVAE, encoded by the exons ATGATACGCTGCGCTGTAACGGCCGGCGGGTGCGTCGCTTCGTGGAGCGGCGATCGGAGGTCGCCGGCGGTCAACAACCCCTGCAGCGTGCGGATGCCGACGGGCAACGGTGGTGGGTGGTGCGGCGGCCTGAGGTCGCGGGCGGCGGATCTCGCCGGCCTCGAGATGGCCAGCCTGCGTGGCGGCGTCGGGGGCCTCTTCCGCGCGAGCCCGCGCTATGGGCGCTTGCAAGCCACGGCCGCAGGTGCGTCTCGGG TTGACCCTGAAGATATTCCATTGGAGAAGGTTCAAGTTAAATCCTCAGGACATGTTCTGCCATATGTTGGCGTTGCTTGTTTGGGGGCTATTCTGTTTGGTTATCATCTTGG TGTGGTCAATGGCGCGCTTGAATATCTCGCGAAGGATCTTGGGATTGCTGAAAATGCTGTCTTACAGG GATGGGTGGTTAGCACATCCCTGGCTGGTGCAACACTAGGTTCTTTTACTGGGGGATCTTTGGCAGATAAATTTGGGCGGACAAGAACATTCATCCTGGATGCAGTCCCTCTTGCTCTAGGTGCATTCTTGAG TGCAACAGCTCAAGATATTCGCACCATGATTATTGGTCGGTTGCTTGCTGGAATTGGTATTGGGATCTCATCTGCTCTTGTGCCCCTCTACATATCTGAG ATCTCACCAACTGAAATTCGTGGAACACTTGGTTCTGTTAATCAACTTTTTATCTGCATTGGAATTCTTGTAGCTTTGTTAGCTGGATTGCCTTTGGCAGGAAATCCTGCCTG GTGGAGGACAATGTTTGGAATTGCTGTAGTTCCATCCATTTTGCTGGCTGTAGGAATGGCCTTCTCTCCTGAAAGCCCTCGTTGGCTATTCCAG CAAGGAAAGGTTATACAAGCAGAATCAGCTGTCAAAAGACTGTATGGAAAAGAAATGGTTACCGAAATTATGTATGATCTGAGAGCTAGTGGCCAAAGTTCTTCTGAGCCTGAAGCTGGCTGGTTTGATCTTTTCAGCAAGCGTTACTGGAAAG TTGTGAGTGTGGGGGCAGCACTGTTTTTGTTCCAGCAGCTTGCTGGTATAAACGCCGTTGTATATTACTCTACATCAGTGTTCCGCAGTGCAGGCATTGCATCTGATGTTGCTGCTAGTGCTCTTGTTGGAGCAGCCAATGTTTTTG GCACCATGATTGCATCTTCTCTAATGGACAAGCAAGGAAGGAAAAGCCTTCTGATAACAAGCTTTTCTGGAATG GGTGCTTCAATGCTACTCTTAGCATTGTCCTTCACCTGGAAAGCTCTGGCACCTTATTCTGGTACTCTTGCTGTTGTTGGCACTGTTCT GTATGTGCTGTCTTTTGCTCTAGGAGCTGGTCCTGTTCCTGCCCTACTTCTTCCTGAAATATTTGCCTCTAGAATAAGGGCCAAGGCTGTTGCATTATCTCTAGGCATGCACTGG GTAATCAACTTCTTTATTGGCCTGTACTTCTTGAGTGTCGTCAACAAGTTCGGGATCAGCAATGTATATTTGGGATTTGCATCAGTGTGCGCCCTTGCAGTTCTTTACATAGCTGGGAATGTGGTCGAGACCAAGGGGCGATCACTTGAAGAGATTGAACGGGAATTAAGTGTAGCAGAATGA
- the LOC8061359 gene encoding uncharacterized protein LOC8061359 gives MPRSSSTSSNSNPGSKRILGRAMATILALPLTPISKAKLGLLLFKKRASSAARRRCCYNYKPFRHYNYAYVGEYQFSPSHSPLLPAPPGPPGVTAWRRARAAAKRRRSRARVILASLFCGGDELDVAVLDGLQPRRGDGDRDQLVLAPALEWGRERDDDAYAYNNDDGDEEEEEEEAEVVVDYGEEGDEEVDGRAERFIQRFYEEMRLQRQRSLVQRRL, from the coding sequence ATGCCGAgatcctcctccacctcctccaacTCCAACCCCGGCTCCAAGCGGATCCTGGGGAGGGCGATGGCCACCATCCTGGCGCTGCCGCTGACACCGATCTCCAAGGCGAAGCTGGGCCTGCTCCTCTTCAAGAAGCGCGCGTCCTCCGCCGCCAGGCGCCGCTGCTGCTACAACTACAAGCCGTTCCGCCACTACAACTACGCCTACGTGGGGGAGTACCAGTTCTCGCCCTCCCACTCCCCGCTCCTCCCGGCCCCGCCGGGGCCCCCCGGAGTCACGGCCTGGCGGAGGGCCAGGGCCGCCGCCAAGAGGCGCCGGAGCAGGGCCAGGGTGATCCTCGCCTCCCTCTTCTGCGGCGGTGACGAGCTCGACGTCGCCGTGCTCGACGGTCTGCAGCCTCGTCGGGGCGACGGGGACAGGGACCAGTTGGTGCTCGCCCCGGCTCTCGAGTGGGGGCGCGAGCGCGACGACGATGCCTACGCCTACAACAACGACGAtggcgacgaggaggaggaggaggaggaggctgaGGTGGTGGTGGACTACGGGGAGGAAGGCGACGAGGAGGTGGACGGCCGCGCGGAGCGCTTCATCCAGCGGTTCTACGAGGAGATGAGGCTGCAGAGGCAGCGGTCTCTGGTCCAGCGCCGGCTCTAG
- the LOC8073350 gene encoding uncharacterized protein LOC8073350 has product MSSLAIVEKKPPPFPGGGCTGGVLFHLLDWHRRLARKRRLFSPRRLLPSSLSLRSSSSPRRLPCPPPAAPTPPPPHTAPHLADGAAAPGVVARLMGLESWPATASATAAPPRPQKQRKVEASRPDSGATNDSAAVVLVLPTTRSRRPPAPAPTARSHHGADLPARSPRRTRLVHAAAAKLLDPGARARLALAYACSSPQHRKDAHAATLLQVQGSGMADDFLSRSEDRSARLQVHPPGLPAETDCDTAAVSRRHGHCSSNNADAAISTSTVVLPRMDFGDGNRSKRSSDMDARHKESRVRNEVMRTCARVRSSAAAVQTGDERLLRKRATPTRPEVSGITESGDLAGSSRLAGRARELVSATRKVAHGGSGPRREFVGSTSGLGSMNRRSLNSQNGLTSTSRISSNGSALKRGSGRKVGNDRAISNRDGGNAVSFTSRSSTKPVARTSPRSNLSKSGSPSRLAPDTTRTQVPAPEKRYIEVSPSVMSTSEKDEFNRLLKARINELGMSERIECTPDDSPSGKLTVDVLQDLISDLTNDMSTSISQCSKYSGASAPLSCNGNMDCINQPHCIFSNDQSPDFQKCYQGEQDVDSSATSLNNEPNQPSPTSVLEASFSNDTSSLGSPVEKNEGKDLIVSIENKMEDLFNLESDIVGLAMSVDTRKTDVEETLHSNDKIPCLQNFLSHDFNILESRLCTIREAISNAELLVGSSLLHSTSHLPRHPFIVEMLENTMDMFSGGEYSDFTEDKKYQHTNFLFDCIIESLDSKFCNFGKCGYKAWLKLPLSLSKDLMKRQVLEDITKWRESSGTALRQISEKEVDQVTDRWDASQVEAFDISIAIENDILEALVGEFTVDLWWY; this is encoded by the exons ATGAGCAGCCTCGCCATAGTGGAGAAGAAGCCGCCGCCGTTCCCCGGCGGCGGCTGCACGGGCGGCGTGCTCTTCCACCTCCTCGACTGGCACCGCCGCCTCGCCCGCAAGCGCAGGCTCTTCTCCCCGCGCCGCCTCctcccctcctccctctccctccgctcctcctcctccccacgCAGGCTCCCGTGTCCGCCTCCTGCTGCCCCGACGCCGCCACCACCGCATACGGCGCCGCACCTGGCCGATGGGGCCGCCGCCCCGGGTGTCGTCGCGCGCCTCATGGGCCTGGAGTCCtggcccgccaccgcctccgccACCGCCGCGCCGCCCAGACCGCAGAAGCAGAGGAAGGTGGAGGCGTCGCGCCCGGACAGCGGCGCCACCAACGACTCGGCGGCGGTCGTGCTGGTGCTACCCACGACCCGGAGCCGTCGCCCTCCCGCGCCCGCTCCGACGGCCAGGAGCCACCACGGGGCCGACCTGCCTGCGCGGAGCCCGAGGCGGACCCGGCTCGTGCACGCGGCCGCGGCCAAGCTGCTGGACCCGGGCGCGCGCGCCAGGCTGGCCCTCGCGTACGCCTGCTCTTCCCCGCAGCACCGCAAGGATGCCCACGCCGCCACCTTGCTTCAAGTTCAAGGCTCGGGGATGGCCGACGACTTCCTATCTCGCTCTGAGGACCGTTCCGCACGGCTACAGGTACACCCTCCTGGTCTTCCTGCGGAGACAGATTGCGACACCGCCGCTGTCTCGCGTAGGCACGGCCATTGTTCCAGTAACAATGCCGATGCAGCGATCAGTACCAGCACGGTAGTGTTGCCTAGGATGGATTTTGGTGATGGAAACAGGAGCAAAAGGAGCTCTGATATGGATGCCAGGCACAAGGAGAGTAGAGTTAGAAATGAGGTAATGCGCACTTGTGCCAGAGTCAGATCGAGTGCTGCTGCCGTTCAAACTGGAGATGAGAGGCTGTTGCGCAAACGGGCAACACCTACTCGGCCGGAGGTCTCTGGGATTACAGAGTCTGGAGACTTGGCTGGTTCGTCGCGCCTAGCTGGACGCGCTCGTGAATTGGTATCTGCTACTAGGAAGGTTGCACACGGTGGTTCTGGTCCAAGAAGAGAGTTCGTGGGATCGACCAGTGGACTAGGGAGCATGAACCGCAGGTCTTTGAACAGCCAAAATGGATTAACATCCACAAGTAGGATTTCTAGCAATGGATCTGCGCTTAAAAGGGGATCAGGGAGGAAGGTGGGGAATGATAGAGCAATCAGTAACAGAGATGGCGGAAATGCAGTTTCATTTACTTCTAGATCATCTACAAAGCCAGTGGCCAGAACTTCGCCGCGGAGCAATCTATCTAAGAGTGGATCCCCAAGTAGACTAGCTCCTGATACAACTCGGACACAAGTGCCGGCTCCTGAAAAAAGATATATTGAAGTTTCACCTTCTGTTATGTCTACTTCTGAGAAAGATGAATTTAACAGGCTGTTGAAAGCAAGAATCAATGAGCTTGGCATGTCGGAGAGGATTGAGTGTACACCAGATGATTCACCTTCAGGAAAATTGACTGTAGATGTGCTGCAAGACCTCATTTCTGACCTTacaaatgacatgagcacttCAATCTCCCAATGTAGCAAGTACTCTGGTGCATCGGCACCCTTAAGTTGCAATGGAAATATGGACTGCATCAATCAACCGCATTGTATATTCTCCAATGACCAATCACCTGATTTTCAGAAATGCTATCAG GGTGAACAAGATGTTGATTCTTCTGCTACATCATTAAACAATGAGCCCAATCAGCCAAGTCCAACGTCAGTCCTTGAAGCATCCTTCTCAAATGATACTTCTTCTTTAGGAAGTCCAGTTGAAAAGAATG AAGGAAAAGACTTGATTGTGTCAATTGAGAACAAGATGGAAGATCTCTTTAATTTGGAGTCTGACATTGTCGGTTTAGCAATGTCAGTTGACACAAGGAAAACTGATGTTGAAGAAACACTCCACAGCAATGACAAGATACCATGTTTACAGAATTTTCTTTCACATGATTTCAATATCTTAGAATCCAGGCTCTGCACCATTAGAGAAGCTATTTCAAATGCTGAACTGCTTGTGGGCAGTAGCCTCTTGCATAGCACGTCACATCTTCCACGCCATCCTTTCATTGTTGAAATGCTGGAAAATACTATGGATATGTTTAGTGGAGGAGAGTATTCAGATTTTACTGAAGATAAGAAGTATCAACATACCAACTTCCTGTTTGACTGCATTATAGAATCACTGGATTCAAAATTCTGCAACTTTGGCAAATGTGGATACAAGGCTTGGCTGAAGCTGCCGCTCAGTTTGAGCAAAGATCTGATGAAGCGCCAGGTATTGGAAGATATCACCAAATGGAGGGAGTCAAGTGGGACTGCTCTTAGACAAATTTCTGAAAAAGAAGTGGACCAAGTGACTGACAGGTGGGATGCAAGCCAGGTTGAAGCATTTGATATAAGCATTGCAATTGAGAACGACATTCTTGAGGCGCTTGTTGGTGAGTTCACTGTTGACCTGTGGTGGTATTGA